A section of the Veillonella criceti genome encodes:
- the rplS gene encoding 50S ribosomal protein L19, whose product MGKNVYNKEEIKVNIINVLEQEQLRADIPAFRAGDTVRVHVKVVEGSRERIQVFEGLVINRQGGSVRETFTVRRIASGVGVERTFPLHSPRLAKIEVMRRGVVRRAKLYYLRNLTGKAARIREKR is encoded by the coding sequence ATGGGTAAGAATGTCTACAATAAGGAGGAAATAAAAGTGAACATTATTAACGTACTTGAGCAAGAACAACTTCGTGCAGACATTCCTGCATTCCGCGCTGGTGACACCGTTCGTGTACACGTAAAGGTTGTCGAAGGTAGCCGTGAACGTATCCAGGTTTTTGAAGGCTTGGTTATCAACCGTCAAGGTGGTAGCGTTCGTGAAACTTTCACCGTTCGTCGTATTGCTTCTGGTGTGGGTGTAGAACGTACATTCCCGCTTCACAGCCCACGTTTGGCTAAGATCGAAGTTATGCGTCGTGGTGTTGTTCGTCGTGCTAAATTGTACTACTTACGTAATCTCACTGGTAAAGCTGCGCGTATTCGCGAAAAACGCTAA
- the glyS gene encoding glycine--tRNA ligase subunit beta yields the protein MAKDVLFEIGAEEIPAGAMPGILAQLKTLAENKLAEHHLSYENLRTLGTPRRMTLMIDGVADMSAELSERHKGPSAKIAFDGEGNPTKAAIGFARGKGLDVADLVVEDGYIYAENKTAGVAAMDIFTEILPQLIHDLSFPKSMHWANLDDKFIRPVRWILALLDTAVIPVEFAGVRSSNFSRGHRFLGERGVLVQHPVDYIKNLEDNFVIVDQDVRRDMITKQLKELAASKEATIVWDEDLLEEVLYLVEYPTALCGTFDESYLNLPDAAVITPMKDHQRYFPLVSKDGKLLPMFLTVRNGDAKSLEVVAAGNERVLRARLDDAKFFFNEDRKKSLADRSEGLTKIVFQEGLGNLADKTERLLALGEAFGEACGLGEDAMVELERATVLAKTDLTTGMVTEFTELQGVIGKEYALLDGESAEVADAIFEQYLPRFAGDILPKTPAGKVLSIIDKVDNIVATFSRGLIPTGSQDPFALRRQTIGVLNTLSESALDVSLEPVWRRDLTLLGVADAKHDEIVAQLAHFFLLRLKNIYLDRQIPHDVIELVLSNEDVTVAKADGLATAIMNHRIDENVELVQAFTRMYNLVKEVTYTAVDETLFEDKAENELFQAAINAYEASQTALEAKDYDKVVALPETLVPPINNFFEAVMVMADNESVKANRLQLLRLAYEVMAVIGNVSALK from the coding sequence ATGGCAAAAGATGTATTATTTGAAATTGGCGCTGAAGAGATCCCTGCCGGCGCTATGCCAGGTATTTTAGCCCAGCTTAAAACTTTAGCAGAGAATAAATTAGCGGAACATCATTTAAGCTATGAAAACCTTCGAACATTAGGGACACCTCGTCGTATGACTTTGATGATTGATGGTGTAGCGGATATGTCAGCTGAACTTAGTGAACGTCATAAAGGGCCATCAGCAAAGATTGCTTTTGATGGTGAGGGAAATCCAACTAAAGCAGCGATTGGTTTTGCTCGTGGTAAAGGGCTTGATGTAGCTGATTTAGTTGTAGAAGATGGCTATATCTATGCAGAAAATAAAACTGCTGGTGTTGCAGCTATGGATATTTTTACTGAAATTTTGCCACAGTTAATTCATGATTTAAGTTTCCCTAAATCCATGCATTGGGCTAATTTAGATGATAAATTTATTCGTCCGGTCCGTTGGATATTAGCTTTATTAGATACAGCCGTTATTCCTGTAGAATTTGCAGGCGTTCGTTCTTCTAATTTTAGTCGTGGTCATCGATTCTTAGGTGAACGAGGCGTATTAGTACAGCATCCTGTTGATTATATTAAAAACTTAGAAGATAACTTTGTTATTGTAGATCAAGATGTGCGCCGCGATATGATCACTAAACAATTAAAGGAACTTGCTGCTAGTAAAGAAGCTACCATTGTATGGGATGAAGATTTACTAGAAGAAGTTTTATATTTAGTCGAATATCCAACAGCCCTTTGTGGTACTTTTGATGAAAGTTATTTGAATTTACCGGATGCAGCTGTCATTACGCCAATGAAGGATCATCAACGGTATTTCCCATTAGTATCTAAAGACGGTAAATTATTACCTATGTTTTTAACTGTTCGCAATGGGGATGCTAAGAGCCTTGAGGTTGTTGCTGCTGGTAATGAACGCGTATTACGTGCTCGTCTCGATGATGCTAAATTCTTCTTTAATGAAGATCGCAAAAAATCCTTGGCAGATCGCTCTGAAGGATTAACGAAAATCGTATTCCAAGAAGGTCTTGGTAATTTAGCGGATAAGACAGAGCGTTTGTTAGCTCTTGGTGAAGCGTTTGGTGAAGCTTGCGGCCTTGGTGAAGATGCTATGGTAGAATTGGAAAGAGCCACGGTGTTAGCTAAGACTGACTTAACAACAGGCATGGTAACAGAATTTACTGAATTACAAGGTGTGATTGGTAAAGAATATGCGTTGCTTGATGGGGAATCGGCAGAAGTAGCAGACGCTATTTTTGAACAATATTTGCCACGTTTTGCTGGGGATATTTTACCTAAAACGCCAGCTGGTAAAGTCTTGAGTATTATTGATAAAGTAGATAATATTGTAGCTACTTTTAGCCGCGGTTTAATTCCAACTGGTTCACAAGATCCATTTGCGCTCCGTCGTCAAACGATTGGTGTTTTAAACACACTTAGCGAAAGTGCTCTTGATGTATCTTTAGAGCCAGTATGGCGTCGAGATTTAACATTACTTGGCGTAGCAGACGCAAAACATGATGAAATTGTTGCCCAGTTGGCTCATTTCTTCTTGCTTCGTTTGAAAAATATTTACTTAGACCGCCAGATTCCACATGATGTAATTGAATTAGTTTTATCGAATGAGGATGTAACGGTAGCTAAAGCGGATGGGCTAGCAACAGCGATTATGAATCATCGTATTGATGAAAATGTGGAACTCGTACAAGCGTTTACTCGTATGTATAATTTGGTAAAAGAGGTAACATATACAGCCGTTGATGAAACTCTATTTGAAGATAAAGCAGAAAATGAGTTATTCCAAGCGGCCATTAATGCGTATGAAGCGTCTCAAACGGCATTAGAAGCTAAGGATTATGATAAAGTAGTGGCGTTACCAGAAACACTAGTACCACCTATTAATAATTTCTTTGAAGCTGTTATGGTAATGGCTGATAATGAATCTGTTAAGGCTAATCGTTTACAACTTCTTCGTTTGGCCTATGAAGTGATGGCTGTTATTGGTAATGTAAGTGCTTTAAAATAA